In Actinomyces radicidentis, one genomic interval encodes:
- the nrdR gene encoding transcriptional regulator NrdR, which translates to MHCPFCRYDGSRVVDSRTSEDGLSIRRRRECPQCGRRFTTTETASLSVRKRSGAVEPFSRDKVIVGVRRACQGRPVSDDDLAFLAHTVEETIRSNGQAIIDSHDVGLAILGPLRDLDEIAYLRFASVYSDFGSLDDFEKAITELRAAHADKGASEA; encoded by the coding sequence GTGCACTGTCCCTTCTGCCGCTATGACGGCTCGCGCGTCGTGGACTCACGCACCTCCGAGGACGGCCTGTCCATCCGACGCCGCCGGGAGTGCCCCCAGTGCGGGCGCCGCTTCACCACCACCGAGACGGCCAGCCTCTCCGTGCGCAAGCGCTCCGGAGCCGTCGAGCCCTTCTCCCGGGACAAGGTGATCGTCGGCGTGCGCCGCGCCTGCCAGGGCCGACCCGTCTCGGACGACGACCTCGCCTTCCTCGCGCACACGGTCGAGGAGACCATCCGCTCCAACGGCCAGGCCATCATCGACTCCCACGACGTCGGCCTCGCGATCCTCGGCCCCCTGCGGGACCTCGACGAGATCGCCTACCTGCGCTTCGCCTCCGTCTACTCCGACTTCGGCTCGCTGGACGACTTCGAGAAGGCCATCACCGAGCTGCGCGCCGCCCACGCCGACAAGGGCGCCAGCGAGGCCTGA
- a CDS encoding LysM peptidoglycan-binding domain-containing protein, which yields MSALAATPAPRLRAVPAASRPGRAGSPRRPRLRLVTPGFVPEPRRNAAVELPVELTRRPALPVAARPADGSLPRSQRRPRRALRAVSVPSQDAAVEARAHQTTARTETVPSAPARSAQRVAAVSPASPASPATGLAALPAAVRRAIVAGAVVLAAVALAAVGIIASGAVQSDAATPARTAVATVQSGESLWDVAEATGTSDVRETMAQIAELNSLDGSTVEAGQTLVVPAR from the coding sequence ATGAGTGCTCTCGCTGCCACCCCCGCGCCCCGCCTTCGCGCCGTCCCCGCGGCCTCCCGTCCGGGCCGCGCCGGCTCCCCGCGCCGCCCGCGCCTCCGCCTCGTGACGCCCGGCTTCGTCCCCGAGCCGCGTCGCAACGCCGCCGTCGAGCTCCCCGTCGAGCTCACTCGCCGCCCCGCCCTTCCCGTCGCCGCCCGCCCGGCGGACGGCTCCCTCCCGCGCTCGCAGCGCCGCCCGCGCCGCGCGCTGCGGGCCGTCTCGGTCCCGTCGCAGGACGCCGCGGTCGAGGCCCGCGCGCACCAAACGACCGCCCGCACGGAGACGGTCCCCTCCGCTCCGGCCCGCTCGGCGCAGCGCGTCGCTGCGGTCTCCCCGGCCTCCCCGGCCTCCCCGGCCACCGGCCTCGCCGCCCTGCCGGCCGCTGTGCGCCGCGCCATCGTCGCGGGCGCCGTGGTCCTCGCCGCGGTCGCCCTCGCCGCCGTCGGCATCATCGCCTCGGGCGCCGTCCAGTCCGACGCCGCCACCCCCGCCCGCACCGCCGTCGCCACGGTCCAGTCCGGCGAGTCCCTCTGGGACGTCGCCGAGGCCACCGGCACCTCGGACGTGCGCGAGACCATGGCCCAGATCGCCGAGCTCAACTCCCTCGACGGCTCCACCGTCGAGGCCGGCCAGACCCTCGTCGTCCCCGCGCGCTGA
- the lexA gene encoding transcriptional repressor LexA yields MEDTAMTTPLTDTDDAAQALQALDARARAVYEAVREAVTTHGYPPSMREIGARVGLTSPSSVKHQLDKLERLGLVRRDPKRPRALEVIVPGDSAEEAPSAAVVDLDAHRAAGAAEATPLPQLPGVGEGEAVAVPLVGRIAAGSPILAEQDVEDVMALPRRLTGDGELFMLEVHGDSMIDAAICDGDWVVVRAQADASNGDVVAAMLEDVDGASATVKVLSRRDGHQWLLPRNPDYAPIPGDEATIMGKVVTVLRAL; encoded by the coding sequence ATGGAGGACACCGCCATGACCACCCCGCTCACGGACACGGACGACGCCGCGCAGGCCCTCCAGGCGCTCGACGCGCGCGCACGGGCCGTCTACGAGGCCGTGCGCGAGGCGGTGACGACCCACGGCTACCCGCCCTCCATGCGGGAGATCGGCGCCCGGGTCGGCCTCACGAGCCCCTCGTCGGTCAAGCACCAGCTGGACAAGCTCGAGCGCCTCGGGCTCGTCCGCCGCGACCCCAAGCGCCCGCGCGCCCTCGAGGTCATCGTCCCGGGCGACTCCGCGGAGGAGGCGCCGAGCGCCGCCGTCGTCGACCTCGACGCCCACCGCGCCGCCGGCGCCGCCGAGGCAACGCCCCTCCCGCAGCTGCCCGGCGTCGGCGAGGGCGAGGCCGTCGCCGTCCCGCTCGTCGGGCGCATCGCCGCCGGCTCGCCGATCCTCGCCGAGCAGGACGTCGAGGACGTCATGGCCCTGCCCCGTCGTCTCACGGGCGACGGCGAGCTCTTCATGCTCGAGGTCCACGGGGACTCGATGATCGACGCCGCCATCTGCGACGGCGACTGGGTGGTCGTGCGCGCCCAGGCGGACGCCTCGAACGGCGACGTCGTCGCCGCGATGCTCGAGGACGTCGACGGCGCCTCCGCGACCGTCAAGGTCCTCTCGCGGAGGGACGGTCACCAGTGGCTCCTCCCCCGCAACCCCGACTACGCGCCGATCCCCGGCGACGAGGCGACCATCATGGGCAAGGTCGTCACCGTGCTCCGGGCGCTCTGA
- a CDS encoding L-lactate dehydrogenase: MSEAAITNSAQGSYPVNPGGRPSKVAIIGAGAVGSTLAYACVTKGVAREIVLQDIAKEKVEAEALDIAQGIQFTSAGSVQGSDDPEICRDADVIAITAGAKQKPGQSRLELAGATVGIMEKILPKLVEVAPNAIFILVANPVDVVTYCAKKITGLPDNRIFGSGTVLDTARMRYLVSLETGTATQNIHGYIAGEHGDSEVALWSSTEIGGVPITQWGDTITGGQFDQATRDRIASDVVNSAYRIIEGKGVTNYAVGLAVQRIISAVLNDEQRVLTVSPLLSNWHGISDVCMSVPTIVGRDGAGRRLELPLTLDERDRLTESATRLREAARGLGY, translated from the coding sequence GTGTCCGAGGCCGCCATCACCAACTCCGCGCAGGGCTCCTACCCCGTCAACCCGGGTGGACGTCCCTCCAAGGTCGCCATCATCGGAGCGGGCGCCGTCGGCTCCACGCTCGCCTACGCGTGCGTCACCAAGGGTGTCGCCCGCGAGATCGTCCTCCAGGACATCGCCAAGGAGAAGGTCGAGGCCGAGGCCCTCGACATCGCCCAGGGCATCCAGTTCACCTCCGCTGGCTCCGTCCAGGGCTCCGACGACCCGGAGATCTGCCGCGACGCGGACGTCATCGCGATCACCGCGGGCGCCAAGCAGAAGCCCGGCCAGTCCCGCCTCGAGCTCGCCGGCGCCACCGTCGGCATCATGGAGAAGATCCTCCCCAAGCTCGTCGAGGTCGCCCCGAACGCCATCTTCATCCTCGTCGCCAACCCCGTCGACGTCGTCACCTACTGCGCCAAGAAGATCACCGGGCTCCCGGACAACCGGATCTTCGGCTCCGGCACGGTTCTCGACACGGCCCGCATGCGCTACCTCGTCTCCCTCGAGACCGGCACCGCCACCCAGAACATCCACGGCTACATCGCTGGCGAGCACGGCGACTCCGAGGTCGCCCTGTGGTCCTCCACCGAGATCGGCGGCGTGCCGATCACGCAGTGGGGCGACACGATCACCGGCGGCCAGTTCGACCAGGCCACCCGCGACCGCATCGCCTCCGACGTCGTCAACTCCGCGTACCGGATCATCGAGGGCAAGGGCGTCACGAACTACGCCGTCGGCCTCGCCGTCCAGCGCATCATCTCCGCGGTCCTCAACGACGAGCAGCGCGTCCTCACCGTCTCGCCGCTCCTGAGCAACTGGCACGGCATCTCCGACGTCTGCATGTCCGTCCCGACGATCGTCGGACGCGACGGCGCCGGTCGTCGCCTCGAGCTCCCGCTCACCCTCGACGAGCGCGACCGGCTCACCGAGTCCGCCACGCGCCTGCGCGAGGCCGCCCGCGGCCTGGGCTACTGA
- a CDS encoding glycoside hydrolase family 3 protein: MPLTRRAFGRLSAAVIAAAAAAPATTAAAAPSSSTGADASQRATDLLAAMSQEEKLGQLLWTHVYGASADDATYAEQNQDVFGTDVSTPAQAVRKFHLGGVLYFNWSHNVTTSPTDLEQVAALSNGLQDAARDNGARVPLAITMDQEGGLVARVRAPGTEVPGNMALGATGSTDLAYEQGALLGSELKALGVNVDFAPDVDVNTNAANPVIGVRSMGDDPDAVGALGAAQITGIQDQGVSAVAKHFPGHGDTDTDSHTGLPTVTYDRATLDRHLIPFRSAIAAGADMIMTAHIIVDAIDPDRPATVSSKVLTDLLRGELGYTGLVTTDAMDMEGAQLSVMTEEERTRYQELKDAEDAAKSDAERDPTAEDSYTKASAELKSFLAPIRGRVAVAAFTAGSDVLLNTYDAPAVIAAMTAALADGTVSAERVDESVLRILEWKARRGVLDTEPTCARTVSTTVGSDEHRATAAAIADAAITMTRNDADAVLPLSAEEQPSLFLVGSSFAAPEVLESQLTSLGFQVTHFATSDAQADPTQEEVDRAVAQARSAGADAIIVPTYSMAPDSTQAALVDALAELGTPLVVVATRNPYDVNALVEPVPASAEGTCVVTVADDGTRTASATARRASGGAAGVAVLNAYSTTEVALGAAAHVIAGQAPTGLLPVRVPTADGAGTLEETGFGLTYPTVCAPGSNGLGHDRGNGRDKDKGTCQTNPGKGHSKG, translated from the coding sequence ATGCCCCTCACACGACGCGCGTTCGGCCGCCTCAGCGCCGCGGTCATCGCGGCCGCGGCCGCAGCCCCCGCGACGACCGCGGCCGCCGCCCCCTCCTCGAGCACCGGGGCCGACGCCTCCCAGCGCGCCACCGACCTGCTCGCCGCCATGAGCCAGGAGGAGAAGCTCGGCCAGCTCCTGTGGACGCACGTCTACGGAGCCTCCGCCGACGACGCGACCTACGCGGAGCAGAACCAGGACGTCTTCGGCACCGACGTCTCCACCCCCGCCCAGGCCGTGAGGAAGTTCCACCTCGGCGGCGTCCTCTACTTCAACTGGTCGCACAACGTCACCACCTCCCCCACCGACCTCGAGCAGGTCGCCGCCCTGTCGAACGGCCTTCAGGACGCCGCCCGCGACAACGGCGCACGGGTCCCCCTCGCGATCACCATGGACCAGGAGGGCGGCCTCGTCGCCCGGGTCCGCGCCCCGGGCACCGAGGTCCCCGGCAACATGGCCCTCGGCGCCACCGGCTCGACCGACCTCGCCTACGAGCAGGGCGCGCTGCTGGGCTCCGAGCTCAAGGCGCTCGGCGTCAACGTCGACTTCGCCCCCGACGTCGACGTCAACACCAACGCCGCCAACCCCGTCATCGGCGTGCGCTCGATGGGCGACGACCCCGACGCCGTCGGCGCCCTCGGCGCCGCCCAGATCACCGGCATCCAGGACCAGGGCGTCTCCGCCGTCGCCAAGCACTTCCCCGGACACGGGGACACGGACACCGACTCCCACACCGGGCTGCCCACCGTCACCTACGACCGGGCGACCCTCGACCGGCACCTCATCCCGTTCCGCTCCGCCATCGCGGCCGGCGCCGACATGATCATGACGGCGCACATCATCGTCGACGCCATCGACCCGGACCGCCCGGCCACCGTGTCCAGCAAGGTCCTCACCGACCTCCTGCGCGGCGAGCTCGGATACACGGGCCTGGTCACCACCGACGCCATGGACATGGAGGGCGCCCAGCTCTCCGTCATGACCGAGGAGGAGAGGACCCGCTACCAGGAGCTCAAGGACGCGGAGGACGCCGCGAAGTCCGACGCGGAGAGGGACCCGACCGCCGAGGACTCCTACACGAAGGCCTCCGCCGAGCTGAAGTCCTTCCTCGCCCCGATCCGCGGGCGCGTCGCCGTCGCGGCCTTCACGGCCGGCAGCGACGTCCTCCTCAACACCTACGACGCCCCCGCCGTCATCGCCGCGATGACCGCCGCCCTCGCCGACGGCACCGTGAGCGCCGAGCGGGTCGACGAGTCCGTCCTGCGGATCCTGGAGTGGAAGGCCCGCCGCGGCGTGCTCGACACCGAGCCCACGTGCGCCCGGACCGTCTCGACGACGGTCGGCTCGGACGAGCACCGGGCCACGGCCGCCGCCATCGCCGACGCCGCCATCACGATGACCCGCAACGACGCCGACGCCGTCCTCCCGCTCAGCGCCGAGGAGCAGCCGAGCCTCTTCCTCGTCGGCTCCTCCTTCGCCGCTCCGGAGGTCCTCGAGTCCCAGCTGACGTCACTCGGCTTCCAGGTGACGCACTTCGCGACCTCCGACGCGCAGGCCGACCCGACGCAGGAGGAGGTCGACCGCGCCGTCGCGCAGGCGCGCTCGGCGGGCGCTGACGCGATCATCGTGCCGACCTACTCGATGGCGCCGGACTCGACCCAGGCCGCGCTCGTCGACGCCCTGGCCGAGCTCGGCACGCCGCTCGTCGTCGTCGCGACCCGCAACCCCTACGACGTCAACGCCCTCGTCGAGCCCGTGCCCGCGAGCGCCGAGGGGACCTGCGTCGTCACCGTGGCCGACGACGGCACCCGCACGGCGTCGGCCACGGCGAGGAGGGCGAGCGGGGGCGCCGCGGGTGTCGCCGTCCTCAACGCCTACTCGACGACCGAGGTCGCCCTGGGGGCAGCCGCCCACGTCATCGCCGGGCAGGCGCCCACCGGGCTCCTCCCGGTCCGCGTCCCCACCGCTGACGGCGCCGGGACCCTCGAGGAGACCGGCTTCGGCCTCACCTACCCGACCGTGTGCGCGCCCGGCTCGAACGGGCTGGGCCACGACCGGGGCAACGGCCGGGACAAGGACAAGGGCACCTGCCAGACGAACCCCGGCAAGGGGCACTCGAAGGGCTGA
- a CDS encoding ATP-dependent DNA helicase, with translation MVRRVSDAVGTGSHLLVQAGTGTGKSLGYLVPSMVHAVDAEERTVVSTATLALQRQVLTKDAPLAADAVEAVTGKRPTVALLKGWQNYVCKHRVDGGYPADDADALFSASDATTRKRVGEATTATLGEQVVRLREWAAETTTGDRDDLVPGVSDRAWAQVSVSKAECLGSSCPFHDECFPELARAAAAEADLVVTNHAMLGIAAAGNPNVLPEHDVLVVDEAHELADRVRSQGTVSLSASAVARVASTVRRDAGVVATELESAGQSLQLALADLPDGRLAEGLPPALRDALVLLDTAGRQVASDVREAAKAKKGDSADSAGAVALARTAIGDMVDAVERMTSDSVGKHRDVAWIERPRMGQEPPRLTLAPIDVAGSVADTLLADRAAVLTSATLALGGSFDSMVHALGLTLSDAPWDGIDVGTPFDYARQGILYTPTHLPKPGFGISEAALDEVLALAEASQGGMLGLFSSRRAAEDAAELLRKATDLTVYAQGEDQLPTLVEAFAADENACLVGTLSLWQGVDVPGRTCRLVVIDRIPFPRPDDPVAQARSEAVAAAGGNGFMSVSATHAALLLAQGAGRLVRRADDRGVVAVLDPRLRTARYGSFLARSMPALWPTRDQDTVLAALGRLAQSEH, from the coding sequence ATGGTCCGCCGCGTCTCCGACGCCGTCGGGACCGGCAGCCACCTCCTCGTCCAGGCCGGCACGGGCACCGGCAAGTCGCTCGGCTACCTCGTGCCCTCGATGGTCCACGCCGTCGACGCCGAGGAGCGCACCGTCGTCTCCACCGCGACCCTCGCCCTCCAGCGGCAGGTCCTCACCAAGGACGCGCCGCTCGCCGCCGACGCCGTCGAGGCCGTCACCGGGAAGCGCCCCACCGTCGCCCTGCTCAAGGGCTGGCAGAACTACGTCTGCAAGCACCGCGTCGACGGCGGCTACCCGGCCGACGACGCCGACGCCCTCTTCTCCGCCTCCGACGCCACCACCCGCAAGCGCGTCGGCGAGGCCACCACCGCCACCCTCGGCGAGCAGGTCGTCCGCCTGCGCGAGTGGGCCGCCGAGACCACGACCGGCGACCGCGACGACCTCGTCCCCGGCGTCTCGGACCGCGCCTGGGCCCAGGTCTCCGTGTCCAAGGCCGAGTGCCTCGGCTCCTCGTGCCCCTTCCACGACGAGTGCTTCCCCGAGCTCGCCCGCGCCGCCGCCGCGGAGGCCGACCTGGTCGTCACCAACCACGCCATGCTCGGCATCGCCGCCGCCGGCAACCCGAACGTCCTGCCCGAGCACGACGTCCTCGTCGTCGACGAGGCCCACGAGCTCGCCGACCGGGTCCGCTCCCAGGGCACGGTGTCGCTGTCGGCCTCCGCCGTCGCCCGCGTCGCCTCCACGGTGCGCCGCGACGCCGGTGTCGTCGCCACCGAGCTCGAGTCCGCCGGGCAGTCCCTCCAGCTGGCACTGGCCGACCTGCCCGACGGCCGCCTCGCCGAGGGCCTGCCGCCCGCCCTGCGCGACGCCCTCGTCCTGCTCGACACCGCCGGACGCCAGGTCGCGAGCGACGTCCGGGAGGCCGCCAAGGCCAAGAAGGGAGACTCCGCCGACTCAGCCGGAGCCGTCGCCCTCGCCCGCACCGCCATCGGGGACATGGTCGACGCCGTCGAGCGCATGACCTCCGACTCCGTGGGGAAGCACCGCGACGTCGCCTGGATCGAGCGGCCCCGCATGGGGCAGGAGCCGCCGCGGCTCACGCTCGCCCCCATCGACGTCGCCGGCTCGGTGGCGGACACGCTCCTGGCGGACCGCGCCGCCGTCCTCACCTCCGCCACCCTGGCGCTGGGCGGCTCCTTCGACTCCATGGTCCACGCCCTGGGGCTCACGCTCTCGGACGCGCCCTGGGACGGCATCGACGTCGGCACGCCCTTCGACTACGCGCGCCAGGGGATCCTCTACACGCCGACCCACCTGCCCAAGCCCGGCTTCGGGATCTCCGAGGCGGCCCTCGACGAGGTCCTCGCCCTGGCCGAGGCCTCCCAGGGAGGCATGCTCGGCCTCTTCTCCTCGCGCCGCGCCGCCGAGGACGCCGCCGAGCTTCTGCGCAAGGCCACCGACCTCACCGTCTACGCCCAGGGGGAGGACCAGCTGCCCACGCTCGTCGAGGCCTTCGCCGCCGACGAGAACGCCTGCCTCGTCGGGACCCTGTCCCTGTGGCAGGGGGTGGACGTGCCCGGGAGGACCTGCCGCCTCGTCGTCATCGACCGCATCCCCTTCCCGCGCCCCGACGACCCCGTCGCGCAGGCGCGCTCCGAGGCGGTCGCCGCCGCGGGCGGCAACGGCTTCATGAGCGTCTCGGCGACCCACGCCGCGCTGCTGCTCGCCCAGGGCGCCGGACGGCTGGTCCGCCGCGCGGACGACCGCGGCGTCGTCGCCGTCCTCGACCCGCGGCTGCGCACCGCCCGCTACGGCTCCTTCCTGGCCCGTTCCATGCCGGCTCTGTGGCCCACCCGGGACCAGGACACGGTCCTCGCAGCCCTGGGGCGCCTCGCGCAGTCGGAGCACTGA
- the hflX gene encoding GTPase HflX, with product MPSPEDIVSRILSRTGTALASTAGEHERRDVVDAGALEREARAGTRRVASLSTELEDVSEVEYRQIRLEKVVLVGLELPTAHAGTTGPAGARHGSAVELADAQDAETSLAELAALAETAGSQVLDALIQKRDHPDPATYLGSGKAKELAEMVSAHGADTVIVDGELAPSQRRALEDVVKVKVVDRTALILDIFAQHAKSREGKAQVELAQLEYLLPRLRGWGDSMSRQAGGRVAGGQGIGSRGPGETKIELDRRRIRDRMAKLRREIKAMAPSREVKRGSRRRGPIPSVAIAGYTNAGKSSLMNRLTDAGLMVQDALFATLDPTVRKAETSDGRVYTLTDTVGFVRNLPHELIEAFRSTLEEVAGADLVLHVVDAAHPDPLSQVAAVREVLADIPGALDVPELIVLNKADLADPVTLAALRTRLPGALTVSAYTGEGLDELRARIDEMLPRPDVQVDVVVPYSRGDLVSRVHADGEIDAVEYVEAGTRVRARVDAPLAAELEAADVAGGSDDETRA from the coding sequence GTGCCGAGCCCCGAGGACATCGTCAGCCGCATCCTGTCGCGCACCGGCACGGCCCTGGCCTCCACGGCCGGCGAGCACGAGCGCCGCGACGTCGTCGACGCCGGCGCCCTCGAGCGGGAGGCCCGCGCCGGCACCCGACGCGTCGCCAGCCTGTCCACCGAGCTCGAGGACGTCTCCGAGGTCGAGTACCGCCAGATCCGCCTCGAGAAGGTCGTCCTCGTCGGCCTCGAGCTCCCGACCGCCCACGCCGGCACCACCGGCCCCGCCGGGGCCCGCCACGGCAGCGCCGTCGAGCTCGCCGACGCCCAGGACGCCGAGACGAGCCTGGCCGAGCTCGCCGCGCTCGCGGAGACCGCCGGCTCCCAGGTCCTCGACGCCCTCATCCAGAAGCGCGACCACCCCGACCCCGCCACCTACCTCGGCTCCGGCAAGGCCAAGGAGCTCGCCGAGATGGTCTCCGCCCACGGCGCGGACACCGTCATCGTCGACGGCGAGCTCGCCCCCTCCCAGCGCCGAGCCCTCGAGGACGTCGTCAAGGTCAAGGTCGTCGACCGCACCGCCCTCATCCTCGACATCTTCGCCCAGCACGCGAAGTCCCGGGAGGGCAAGGCCCAGGTCGAGCTGGCCCAGCTCGAGTACCTCCTGCCGCGCCTGCGCGGCTGGGGCGACTCCATGTCCCGTCAGGCCGGCGGCCGCGTCGCCGGCGGTCAGGGCATCGGCTCGCGCGGCCCCGGTGAGACGAAGATCGAGCTCGACCGCCGCCGCATCCGCGACCGCATGGCCAAGCTCCGCCGCGAGATCAAGGCGATGGCCCCCTCCCGTGAGGTCAAGCGCGGCTCGCGCCGCCGCGGCCCCATCCCCTCGGTCGCCATCGCCGGGTACACGAACGCCGGCAAGTCCTCCCTCATGAACCGGCTCACCGACGCCGGCCTCATGGTCCAGGACGCTCTCTTCGCCACCCTCGACCCGACGGTGCGCAAGGCCGAGACCTCCGACGGCCGCGTCTACACGCTCACCGACACGGTCGGCTTCGTCCGCAACCTGCCCCACGAGCTCATCGAGGCCTTCCGCTCCACGCTGGAGGAGGTCGCCGGCGCGGACCTCGTCCTCCACGTCGTCGACGCCGCCCACCCCGACCCGCTCAGCCAGGTCGCCGCCGTGCGCGAGGTGCTGGCCGACATCCCCGGGGCGCTGGACGTCCCCGAGCTCATCGTCCTCAACAAGGCCGACCTCGCCGACCCCGTCACGCTCGCCGCCCTGCGCACCCGCCTGCCCGGCGCCCTCACCGTGTCGGCGTACACGGGGGAGGGCCTGGACGAGCTGCGCGCCCGGATCGACGAGATGCTGCCCCGGCCGGACGTCCAGGTCGACGTCGTGGTCCCGTACTCGCGCGGCGACCTCGTCTCGCGCGTCCACGCCGACGGGGAGATCGACGCCGTCGAGTACGTCGAGGCCGGCACGCGCGTGCGGGCCCGCGTCGACGCGCCGCTCGCCGCCGAGCTCGAGGCCGCCGACGTCGCCGGCGGCTCCGACGACGAGACGCGGGCCTGA